The window GCGCGGTGCCGCTGCGCTTGATGCCCCCGAACGGCAGCTCCGGGCTGTCGGCGAGAACCAGGTTGACGTACACCATGCCGGCCTCGATCTTGTCGGCCACCCGCTCCGCCTGGGCCTCATCGGTCGTGAAGACGTACGACCCGAGCCCGAACGTGGTGTCGTTGGCCAGCTGCACCGCGGCGTCCTCGTCGGCCACGCGGTACACGACGGCGGCGGGGCCGAACAGCTCCTCCCGGTACACGTCCATCTCCGGCGTGACGTCGGCGAGCACGGTCGGCGCGAAGAACGCCCCGTCGCGCGTGCCCCCGGTCAGCAGCGTGGCGCCCTGGGCGACCGCGGTGTCGATCTGCTTCTGCAGGTTCTCCGCCGCCGCCTCCGACGACACCGGTCCGAGCACGGTGTCGTCCTGCGTGGGGTCGGTCGCCTCGACGGCCGCCATCGCCGCCGTGAACTTCTCCACGAACGCGTCGTACAGCTCGTCGACGATGATGAAGCGCTTGGCGCCGTTGCACGCCTGACCGTTGTTGTCGAGGCGCGCGTCCACGCCGGCCTGGACCGTCGCGTCGAGGTCGTCGGTCGAGAGCACGAGGAACGGGTCGGAGCCGCCGAGCTCCAGCGCGACCTTCTTGAGGTGCCGTCCGGCGACCTCGGCCACCGCCGCCCCCGCACGCTCCGAGCCGGTGAGCGAGACGCCCTGCACGCGCGGGTCGGCGATCATGTCGGCGATCTGCTCGTTCGTGGCGAGCACGTTCTGGTACGCGCCCTTCGGGAACCCGGCGTCGTGGTAGATCGCCTCGATCGCGCTCGACGACTCCGGGCACTGCGGCGCGGGCTTCAGCAGGATCGTGTTGCCGACGATCAGGTTCGGCGCCGCGAAGCGCACGATCTGGTAGGCCGGGAAGTTCCACGGCATGATGCCCACGAGCGGCCCCAGCGACGACCGGCGGATGATCGCCGAGCCGTCGCCGAGGATCGTGATGGGCTGGTCGGCCATGATGTCCTCGGCCTGATCCGCGTAGTACTCGGCGATGTCGGCGGCGAAGTCGACCTCGCCGAGCGCGGCCTCGCGCGGCTTGCCCATCTCGCGCACGAACACGTCGGCCAACTCCTCGCGGCGCTCGCGATGCAGCTCGGCGGCGCGGCGCAGCAGCTGTGCGCGCTCCGCGACCGTGGTCGAGCGCGACCACTCGCGGTGCGCCTCGTCGGCGGCCGCGACCGCCTCTTCGATCTGCGCATCGGTGAACGTGTCGTACGTGGCCAGGGTCTCGCCGGTGGCGGGATTGACGACGGCGTAGTCGGTCATGTCTCCTCCTCTTGCCGTCCGGTCAGGAGACCGGGATCAGCGTGTACTTGGTGGACAGGTACTCGTGGATACCCTCGAAGCCGCCCTCGCGGCCGACACCGGACTGCTTGACGCCGCCGAACGGAGCCGCCGCGTTGGAGACCACGCCCACATTGAGTCCCATCATGCCGGTCTCGAGCGCGTCGATCATGCGCTGACCGCGCTGCAGGTTCTCGGTGAACACGTACGACACCAGGCCGTACTCGGTGTCGTTCGCGAGGCGCACGGCCTCATCCTCGGTCTCGAACGTGGCGATCGCCAGCACCGGGCCGAAGATCTCCTCGCGCAGGATCGCGCTGCCGGCCACGACATCGGTGAGGACCGTGGGCTCGTAGAACGTGCCGGTGCCCTCGAGCGCCTTGCCGCCCGCGAGCAGCGTCGCGCCGCGCTCCACCGCGTCGTCGACGAGCTCGCCCGCCTTGGCCACCGCGTCCTCGTCGATGAGCGGGCCGATCGCCACGCCCTCCTCGGTGCCGCGGCCGATCTTCATCGCGTTCACGCGCTCGGTCACCCGCTTGGCGAACTCGCCGGCCACGTCACGGTGCACGATGAAGCGGTTGGCCGCCGTGCACGCCTGGCCGATGTTGCGGAACTTCGCGGCGAGCGCACCCTCCACGGCCTTGTCGAGGTCGGCGTCGTCGAACACCACGAACGGTGCATTGCCGCCGAGCTCCATCGACACGCGCAGCACGCCCTCGGCCGCCTGCGCGATGAGCTTGCGGCCCACCTCGGTCGACCCCGTGAACGACAGCTTGCGCAGCCGGGGGTCCGCGATGATCGGCGCCGACAGGGCGCTGGACTTCGAGGTCTGCACCACGTTGACGACGCCGGCGGGGAGCCCCGCCTCCTCCAGCAGCTTCGTGAAGAAGATGGTCGTGAGCGGCGTGAGTGCCGGGGGCTTGATGACCACCGTGCACCCGGCGGCGAGCGCCGGCGCGATCTTGCGGGTGGCCATCGCGAACGGGAAGTTCCACGGGGTGACGAAGAACGACGGCCCGACGGGGCGCTGCGACACGATCATGTGCCCGGTGCCCTCCGGGTTCAGACCGTAGCGACCGCTGATGCGCACGGCCTCCTCGCTGAACCAGCGGAGGAACTCGCCGCCGTACGCGACCTCGCCGCGCGCCTCGGCAAGCGGCTTGCCCATCTCCAGGGTCATCAGCAGCGCCAGGTCTTCCTTGTGCGCCTGCACCAGGTCGAACGCGCGGCGCAGGATCTCGCTCCGCACGCGCGGAGCGGTGGCGGCCCACTCGTCCTGAGCGGCCACTGCGGCGTCGAGCGCCCGGATGCCGTCGGCGGGCGTGGCGTCGGCGATCGTGCGGATCACCTGGTTCGTGGCCGGGTCCTTGACGTCGAACGTGGCGCCGGTCTCGCCGTCGATCCACTGTCCGCCGATGAAGAGTCCAGTGGGGATGCTGTCGAGCAGCGCCTGCTCGGTCTGAGTGCTCATGGGTTCTCTTTCTGTGAGTGGGGGCTAGGGGCGACGACGCCGGCTCGGCGGCGCGTCGATGCTCAGCGTCTGTCCGCGGAAGAACGCCGGGCGACGGATCGCGTTCCAGATCATCACCGCGATGCCCACGACGATGATCAGCATCCCGAGAATGAACACGATCCCGACGCCGCCGATCTCCGACCCCGAGCCGTAAGCCGGGTCCATCGAGTCGATCAGCGTGGTGAAGAACAGGATCGCGAGGATGATGCCACCCACCAGCGGGAACAGGAACGTGAAGAAGACGTTGCGCGTGGAGTCGAACCACTGCTTGCGGAAGTACCAGACGCACGCGAACGCGGTGATGCCGTAGTAGAAGCAGATCATCATGCCGAGCGTGAGGATCGTGTCCCACAGGGTGTCCTCGCTGACCACGCGCATGACCGCGTAGAACGCCGAGGCCACGATGGCCGAGACGATCGTGGCGTAGCCGGGGGTGAAGAACCGCGGGCTGACCTTCGCGAACGACTTCGGCAGGGCGCCGTAGTGGCCCATCGCGAGCAGGGTGCGCGCCGGACCGACGAACGTCGACTGCAGCGACGACGCCGAGCTGGTGAGTACCGCCAGCGACACGAGGAACGCGAGCGGCCCGAGGATCGGTCCGGAGAGGTGGAAGAACACGTTCTCCTGGATATCGCCGTTGCCGAGGCCGAGCTCGCCCGTGCCCACGCCCGCGAACATGATCATCGCGACGGCGAGGAGCAGGTACAGCGAGACGATCGTGAGCACGGTGACCGTGGCCGCGCGGCCCGGCGTCTTCTCCGGGTCCTTCGTCTCCTCGTTCATCGTGAGCGTGACGTCCCAGCCCCAGAAGATGAAGATCGACAGGGAGAGACCGGCCGCCACGGCGCTGAACGACGAGATCGCGAACGGGTTGAACCAGTTGAGGTCGAACGGCTGGTAGTCGAAGCCGTTGCCGCTCACGGCCTGGGCGATCGCGGCGACCGCGAAGAACACCAGCACCAGGATCTGGAAGCCCACCAGCCAGTACTGCAGCTTCTGGGTCGTCTGCATGTCGCGGTACGACACCCACGTCGCCCCCAGCATGAACAGCAGGCACACGCCGATGTTGATCCACGTCACCCCGGCCAGGTCGGCGATCCCGGCGTTGCCCGTGATCTGCGACAGCAGCAGGAACAGGAAGTCGACGGCGACCCCGGCGAGGTTCGACAGCACCAGGATCGTCGCGACGACCAGGCCCCAGCCGGCCATCCAGCCCACCCAGGGTCCGAACGCGCGGGCGGCCCAGGTGAAGGACGTGCCGGAGTCGGGCATGCGGTTGTTGAGCTCGCGGTAGCCGAAGGCCACCAGGAGCATCGGGATGAAGCCGACGAGGATGATCGCCGGGATCTGCGCGCCCACCTCGGACGCGGTGGGGCCGACGGCGGCCGTGAACGTGTAGGCGGGGGCGATGCACGAGATGCCAATCACGACGGCGCCGATGAGGCCGACGGTGCCGGCACTCAGGCCCTTCGTGGAGATGCCGGTCGTGACGCCGGATGCGGGCTCCGTCGCCCGGTTGGTGCTGCTCATCAGCGGTCTCCTGCTTCGTTGCGGGTGCGCGGGACGACGATCATGGGAACGGGCAGCTCGTGCAGCATCTTCGCCGCCGTGGAGCCCAGGAACAGACGGCGCGGCTGTGCCAGGCGGCTCGAGCCGACCAGCACCACCTCGCCGGGGAGCCAGGAGAGCCCGGCGACGGCGTCTTCGACCGTCTCGCCCGGTGCCTCCTCGACGACCGCGCCCAGGCCGTCCGGCAGCTGCTCGGCAGCGACCGCGAGCACCCGGTGGGCGTGCTCGCTGCCGGCCAGGCGGATCGCGCCGGTGTCGAGGCCCGGCGGCACGTCGAACGGCACGAGCGACACCAGCCGCAGGGAGACCTCGGCCGCCCCGGCGAGGGCGACGGCCTGGTCGAGCACGCCCTCCGCACCCGGACGCGTGCCGACCGCGACCGTGACGCGCGGGAGCACGTGGTCGTCCTGCTGCGCGAGCCCCGACGGCGCGAGGGCGACCGGGATCGGCGAGGAGTGCAGCAGCTCGGACGCGACGCTGCCGAGGCGGTGACGGCCGAAAAGGCCGCCGCCCGCGGTGCCGATCACGATCACGCTCGCGTCGAACTCCTCGCCCGCCGCGATGAGCCCCTCCGCGAACGACTCGGAGAAGCGCACGTGGCCGCTGCGCACCAGCTCCTGCGGGAGCCGCACGACCGCGTCCTGCAGCCACTTCCGTGCCTGCGTGCGGATCACGTCCTCATACGCGCGCTCCGGCGGGACGGCCGCGCTGCGGGTGCCCTCGGTGGGGAGCACGATCACCAGGTGCAGCGTCGCGCCGATGCTGCGGGCCAGCCGGGCGCCCAGCGCCGCGGCGTCCGCCCCCGCGTCCGTCGCCGTGTAGCCGACGACGACCGAGCCGGTCATCAGCCGATGCTCTCGGGAGCGCCGGCCTCGCGGCGGGCGTCGACGATGTTCGCCGCGACGAGGTGGCCCATGCGGATCGCCCCGTCGACGTGCTGGTAACCCGCTCCGGCCATGTCGCTGCAGGCGAAGTGGATCGGTCCGACCGGCGTGCGCAGGTCGGCGCCGTAGCGGTGCAGCCCGCCGAGGTCGAAGCTCGCGGCGTACGCGCCCCGCGTCCACTCCTCGCTGCCCCAGTCGCTCTCGTAGTACACGACCGGGTTCTTGGCCTCCGGGCCGTAGTAGTGCGACAGCGACTCGAGGATGCGCTCCTTGCGCTCCTCGGCCGACAGCTCGAACACGCCGTCGGCGTTGGCGTCGGAGACGAAGCCGACCAGGGTGCCGCGCTCGTCGCCGTGGTTGGTGTTGTCGTACGCCTCGTGCGAGAGCTCGTACGGGCTGAACGCCGTGCCGCTGAGGCCCTGCTCGCGCCAGAACGGCCGGTCGTAGACGGCGTGCACCTTGATGACGAAGCCCATCGACAGGTGCTGGTGCAGCTGGTGCTGGCGACGCGGCAGCGGCGGGACGAAGGAGATGCGGTTGTAGAGGATGGGGGCGTGCGCGAGGATCGCGTACCGTGCGCGGACCGTGAGGTCGTCGGTGGTCGCCACGACCCCGTCATCCGACCACTCCAGGCTGCGGACGGGCTGGTTCAGCAGCACGTCCTCCCCCAGGCGCTCGGCGAGACGCAGCGGCACCTGCTGCAGGCCTCCGACCACGCGCTTGTCGAGGATGAAGTCGGCGTCAACGAGGTTCGAGTAGGAGCCGGCCGAGGCCGCCATGAGCAGCGACTGCAGCAGCGAGAAGGAGTGCGTCGGCTTAGTCAGCATCGCCGAGCCGGTGGCGAAGGCGAGGTTGCGTACGGCCTCGTCGTCGTCGGTCTGCGAGCGCAGCCAGGCGTCCCACGAGATGGAGTCCCACTCCGCCGCGTTCGGGTGCTCCCACGGCTTGTCCGGGTCGATCTCGGCCACGAGGGCGTCGAGGATGCCGGTGATGCGGGCGATCACGGCCTCGGTCTCCGGCGACACCGGGAACATCTCGCCCGTGAAGCGGTGCGCCTGACCGTCGGGGCCGACGTAGACGCTGTCGCCCTCGCGGTAGCGGCTGTAGGTCTCGAGCCCGAGCTCCTCGATCGCGTCCTTCAGGGCGTCCTGGTCGGGCGACACCCACTGGCCGCCGATCTCGAGCATGGCGCCGTCGATCACGTCGGTCCACAGCCGGCCGCCCACGCGGTCGCGGGCCTCCAGCACGGCGACCGACAGGCCGGCCTTGCGCAGATCGTTGGCGGCCGTGAGCCCTGCGGCTCCGGCGCCGACGATCAGCACGTCGCGAGTGATCTCAGCCATCTGCAACTCCTTCGTCGTCGGGGGATGTGGGGGATGAAGTACCGGCCGCGTCCCGAAATCCCCCGATCCGGGGACGCGGCCGGACAGCGGGGTCAGGCCGAGGCGAGCGCCTGCGCGACGACGTCGAGGCCCTCGTTCAGCAGCTCGTCGCCGATCGACAGCGGCGGCAGGAAGCGGATGACGTTGCCGTAGGTGCCGCACGTGAGCACGATCACGCCCTGCGCGATGCAGGCCTTCGCGACCGCGGCGGTGAGCGCGGCGTCGGGGGCCTTGGTCTCGGGGTCGACGAACTCGGCTGCGACCATCGCGCCGTGTCCGCGCACGTCGCCGATGCGGGCGTCGTCGGACTGCAGCGCGGTGAGCCGGCCGATGAGGATCTCGCCGATCTCGCGGGCGCGCTCGATCACGCCGTCGTTCTCGAACACGTCAATCGCGGCGAGGGCCGCGGCGCACGCGATCGGGTTGCCGCCGTAGGTGCCGCCGAGGCCACCCGAGTGCGACGCGTCCATGATCTCGGCGCGACCGGTGACCGCGGCCAGCGGCAGGCCGCCCGCGATGCCCTTGGCCGTGGTGATGAGGTCGGGCTCGATGCCGAAGATCTCGCTCGCGAACATGTGGCCGGTGCGGGCGAAGCCGGTCTGCACCTCGTCGGCGATGAAGACGACGCCGTTCGCGCGGCACCACTCGACGATCGCGGGGAGGAAGCCCTCGGCGGGGACGATGAAGCCGCCCTCGCCCTGGATCGGCTCGATGATGACGGCGGCGAGGTTGTCGGCGCCGATCTGCTTCTCGAGCTGCAGGATCACGCGGGCCGCGGCCTCCGCGCCCTCGAGGCCGTCGCGGAACGGGTACGACATCGGGGCGCGGTACACCTCGGGGGCGAACGGGCCGAAGCCGCTCTTGTACGGCATCGACTTGGCGGTCAGCGCCATCGTGAGGTTGGTGCGGCCGTGGTAACCGTGGTCGAACGCCACGACGGCCTGGCGTCCGGTGTGCTTGCGGGCGATCTTGATCGCGTTCTCGACCGCCTCGGCGCCCGAGTTGAACAGCGCGCTCTTCTTGGCGAAGTCGCCGGGGGTGACCCGGTTCAGCGCCTCGGCCACCCCGACGTACGACTCGTAGGGCGAGATCATGAAGCACGTGTGGGTGAACTGCGCGGCCTGCGCGGCGACGGCCGCGGCGACCTTGGGGTGCGCGTTGCCGACCGTGGTGACGGCGATGCCGGAGCCGAGGTCGATGAGCGAGTTGCCGTCGGCGTCGACGACCACTCCGCCGCCCGCGGCAACGGCGGCGACCGGCACGGTGTGGCCGACACCGGCGGCGACGGCGTCGGCCTTGCGGGCGAGGACCTCGGCCGAGCGCGGGCCCGGGAGTTCCGTGACGAGGCGACGCTCCTGCGGGAGGTCGGGGCCGCCGAGGGGGGTTGCGGGTGCTGCGGTGTCGAGGAGTGCCATGTCGCGAGCGTAAGACCGCCGCCGGGAGGGTCGCATTCGCCGGCTTGTACAATCTGAGCAGCGGATTCGCCACCTCGTACAAAACGGAAGCCCATGGCCCCCACCGACGCCCCCACGCTGCGGTCCCTGCTCCAGCGCAGGGACCTCGGCCTGACGCTCGTGTCCGACGAGCACGCCCTGCCTGACGGCGCCCTCGACCGGCCGCTGCGGTGGGTGCACGGCTCCGACCTCGCAGACCCGACGCCCTTCCTGTCCGAGGATCTGGCGCTGCTCACCACGGGCACGCAGTTCGACGGCGCCGCGGACATCCCCTCCTACGTCGGGCGGCTGGCCGACCGCGGCGTGCTCGGGCTCGGCTTCGGCACCGAGGTGCACCGCTCCGGGATCCCGGACGAGCTCATCGCCGCCTGCGCCGCACACGGCATCCCCCTGTTCGAGGTGCCCTACCGCACGCCGTTCATCGCCGTCGCCCGCGCACACTCCGAGGCCATCGCGGCCCAGGCGTACGCCCGCCGCTCCTGGGCGCTGGACACGCAGCGCGCGCTCGCCCTGGCCGCCCTCCGCCCGCGCGGCCTCGACGCGATCGTCGCGGAGCTCGGCCGCCGGCTCGACGTCTGGGCGGGCATGTACGACGCGGCAGGGGCGCTGCTGTTCGCCCATCCGCGTGATGCGGTCGACACCGCCACGCTCGATCTGCTCGCCGACCGCGTGCTGGAGATCCTGGGCCGTGGACTGGAGGCGGGGCAGTCGCTCACGATCGACGCACACACCTTCATGCTCTTCACCGTCGGGCGCGGAGGGCACCTGCGCGGGGTGATCGCGGTCGCCGCCGAGACGCTGGACGCGGAGGCCCGGTCGGTCGTGACCTCGGTGATCGCGATGGCCGGACTGGCGCTGGAGCAGAGCGAGCAGCTCGCCAGGAGCCGTCGCCGCCTGCACACCCAGCTGCTGCAGTCGCTGCTGGCCGACGACCCCGCGCTCGCCCGCCGCGTGCTCGGTGCCCTCCCTCCGGCACCGATCGTGGTGGCGGTCGCCGCCGACGCCCCGGCCGGACCGCTGGTCGACTGGTGGGAGCGGCGCCGGGCGGACCACGGCACGGTGTCGTTCCTCGCGGAGTCGCCCGAGGGCCTGACGATGTGCGTGTCCTCGGGCGACGAGGGACTGTTGGACGAGGTCGCCGAGCGCTTCGGCATCCGCATCGGAGTCTCCGGCCTCGAGGGCTACGCGGTCTTCTCGCGTGCGCACGCCCAGGCGCTGACGGCCCTGCGGCAACCCGCGTCTGCGGCCGTCGTGCGCTACGCGGACACGGTGGGTGCGAACATCCTCACGGCGCTGGCGACCGACGAGGCGCGGCTGGTGGCGGAGTCGCGCCTGGCGCCGCTGCGCGAGCAGGACGCGGCGGTCGGCACCGGACTCGAGCACACGCTGCGGGTCTGGCTGGAGCACGACGCACGCGCGGAGCCGGCCGCCGCGGCGCTGGGCATCCACCGGCACACCCTGCGCTCGCGGGTCGCGCAGGCCGGCGCCATGCTGGGCGTGGATCTGGCGTCGTTCCCCGCCCGCGCCGAGCTCTGGGCGCTGCTGCAGACCGCGCGCGACTGATAGGCGCCCCGCCCCTGCACCGGCTCGGGCCCGCGCCACCTCATCCCGCGCGGCTCCATCCCCTCGCCGAGTGCGCGGCTTGCTGCCGACCACCCCGCCTGTTCACGCGGAGAAACCGTGCCCTCGGCGCGAGGCCGGGCGTCCGGTGCGCGCCCGCGGCACCGTCGCGAGGAGGGCCCCGGCGCGCTCGATGTCGGCGGCGGTCTGGGCTACGAGGGCCGCGACGGTGTCGAAGCAGAGCGTCGGGCGCAGCAGCGAGAGCAGCTCGACCCGGAGGCGGTGCCCGTACAGGTCGAGGTCCGTGTCGTGCAGGTGCACCTCCACCCGGCGCTCCCGGCTGCCGTGGAAGGTCGGGTTGGCACCCACGCTCACGGTCGCGGGCATCCCCTCCTGCTCGTCGTCGAGCCAGGCCAGCGCGGCGTAGATGCCGTCGGCGGGGAGACCGGGGCCGTCGAGGGCGAGGTTGGCGGTCGGGAACCCGAGGTCGCGTCCTCGACCGTCGCCGGTGACGACCACTCCGGCGATCTCGCGGACGGGTGCGCTCACACGTCTGCGGCGGGAGAGATCGCGCGGTAGCGGCTCTGGTGGAACACGAGCGGCTCGACGTCGTCGAAGAGCGTCACGTCCTGGATCTCGTACAGAGCGATCTCGTGATCGCCACCGTCGAACGTGCTGTGCAGACGGCAGGTGAGCCAGAGCGCGGCGTCGGCCACCAGCACGGCCCCGCCGTCGGTGCGGTGCCAGGCGTGACCCCCGAACCGGTCCCCCTCCCGCGCGGACAGGGAGCGGCTGAGCGGTTCGTGGTGTGCCGCGAGGACGCTCATCCCGAGTTCCGGGACGGCACGCAGCACCGGCCAGGTCTTCGAGGTGCGGGCGGCGCTGACCGCGACGAGGGCGGGCTCCAGGGAGATCGAGGTGAAGGAGTTGACCGCCATCCCGACGGCGCGGTCGTCCACGACGGCCGCGAGGGCGACCACCCCCGTGGGATAGACCGAGAAGGCACGACGGAGCGCACGGTCGCGCGGCAGGGCATCGGTCACGGCAGTGGTCATCACGAGTCCTTTCGATAGTCAACTTTGACTAAGGCGACTATAGACAAATTTGACCACTCAAACAACCGGGAACGCGCATCCCAGCCGTTAGCATGAACGACATGTCGACCACCCGTCTCGTCGTCCTCGGCGCCGTGAAGCAGTTCCAGCCGGTACACGGCTACTTCCTCCGGCGAGAACTGATGACCTGGCACGTCGACGAGTGGGCGCACATCCAGCCCGGCTCGATCTACAACGCCCTCCGGGCCCTGGAGGTCGACGGGTACATCGCGGAGAGCGGCACCGAGGCCGAG of the Microbacterium sufflavum genome contains:
- a CDS encoding NAD-dependent succinate-semialdehyde dehydrogenase: MTDYAVVNPATGETLATYDTFTDAQIEEAVAAADEAHREWSRSTTVAERAQLLRRAAELHRERREELADVFVREMGKPREAALGEVDFAADIAEYYADQAEDIMADQPITILGDGSAIIRRSSLGPLVGIMPWNFPAYQIVRFAAPNLIVGNTILLKPAPQCPESSSAIEAIYHDAGFPKGAYQNVLATNEQIADMIADPRVQGVSLTGSERAGAAVAEVAGRHLKKVALELGGSDPFLVLSTDDLDATVQAGVDARLDNNGQACNGAKRFIIVDELYDAFVEKFTAAMAAVEATDPTQDDTVLGPVSSEAAAENLQKQIDTAVAQGATLLTGGTRDGAFFAPTVLADVTPEMDVYREELFGPAAVVYRVADEDAAVQLANDTTFGLGSYVFTTDEAQAERVADKIEAGMVYVNLVLADSPELPFGGIKRSGTARELGHLAADEFVNKKLIRIG
- a CDS encoding NAD-dependent succinate-semialdehyde dehydrogenase; protein product: MSTQTEQALLDSIPTGLFIGGQWIDGETGATFDVKDPATNQVIRTIADATPADGIRALDAAVAAQDEWAATAPRVRSEILRRAFDLVQAHKEDLALLMTLEMGKPLAEARGEVAYGGEFLRWFSEEAVRISGRYGLNPEGTGHMIVSQRPVGPSFFVTPWNFPFAMATRKIAPALAAGCTVVIKPPALTPLTTIFFTKLLEEAGLPAGVVNVVQTSKSSALSAPIIADPRLRKLSFTGSTEVGRKLIAQAAEGVLRVSMELGGNAPFVVFDDADLDKAVEGALAAKFRNIGQACTAANRFIVHRDVAGEFAKRVTERVNAMKIGRGTEEGVAIGPLIDEDAVAKAGELVDDAVERGATLLAGGKALEGTGTFYEPTVLTDVVAGSAILREEIFGPVLAIATFETEDEAVRLANDTEYGLVSYVFTENLQRGQRMIDALETGMMGLNVGVVSNAAAPFGGVKQSGVGREGGFEGIHEYLSTKYTLIPVS
- a CDS encoding APC family permease, with translation MSSTNRATEPASGVTTGISTKGLSAGTVGLIGAVVIGISCIAPAYTFTAAVGPTASEVGAQIPAIILVGFIPMLLVAFGYRELNNRMPDSGTSFTWAARAFGPWVGWMAGWGLVVATILVLSNLAGVAVDFLFLLLSQITGNAGIADLAGVTWINIGVCLLFMLGATWVSYRDMQTTQKLQYWLVGFQILVLVFFAVAAIAQAVSGNGFDYQPFDLNWFNPFAISSFSAVAAGLSLSIFIFWGWDVTLTMNEETKDPEKTPGRAATVTVLTIVSLYLLLAVAMIMFAGVGTGELGLGNGDIQENVFFHLSGPILGPLAFLVSLAVLTSSASSLQSTFVGPARTLLAMGHYGALPKSFAKVSPRFFTPGYATIVSAIVASAFYAVMRVVSEDTLWDTILTLGMMICFYYGITAFACVWYFRKQWFDSTRNVFFTFLFPLVGGIILAILFFTTLIDSMDPAYGSGSEIGGVGIVFILGMLIIVVGIAVMIWNAIRRPAFFRGQTLSIDAPPSRRRRP
- a CDS encoding universal stress protein — translated: MTGSVVVGYTATDAGADAAALGARLARSIGATLHLVIVLPTEGTRSAAVPPERAYEDVIRTQARKWLQDAVVRLPQELVRSGHVRFSESFAEGLIAAGEEFDASVIVIGTAGGGLFGRHRLGSVASELLHSSPIPVALAPSGLAQQDDHVLPRVTVAVGTRPGAEGVLDQAVALAGAAEVSLRLVSLVPFDVPPGLDTGAIRLAGSEHAHRVLAVAAEQLPDGLGAVVEEAPGETVEDAVAGLSWLPGEVVLVGSSRLAQPRRLFLGSTAAKMLHELPVPMIVVPRTRNEAGDR
- a CDS encoding flavin monoamine oxidase family protein — encoded protein: MAEITRDVLIVGAGAAGLTAANDLRKAGLSVAVLEARDRVGGRLWTDVIDGAMLEIGGQWVSPDQDALKDAIEELGLETYSRYREGDSVYVGPDGQAHRFTGEMFPVSPETEAVIARITGILDALVAEIDPDKPWEHPNAAEWDSISWDAWLRSQTDDDEAVRNLAFATGSAMLTKPTHSFSLLQSLLMAASAGSYSNLVDADFILDKRVVGGLQQVPLRLAERLGEDVLLNQPVRSLEWSDDGVVATTDDLTVRARYAILAHAPILYNRISFVPPLPRRQHQLHQHLSMGFVIKVHAVYDRPFWREQGLSGTAFSPYELSHEAYDNTNHGDERGTLVGFVSDANADGVFELSAEERKERILESLSHYYGPEAKNPVVYYESDWGSEEWTRGAYAASFDLGGLHRYGADLRTPVGPIHFACSDMAGAGYQHVDGAIRMGHLVAANIVDARREAGAPESIG
- the gabT gene encoding 4-aminobutyrate--2-oxoglutarate transaminase → MALLDTAAPATPLGGPDLPQERRLVTELPGPRSAEVLARKADAVAAGVGHTVPVAAVAAGGGVVVDADGNSLIDLGSGIAVTTVGNAHPKVAAAVAAQAAQFTHTCFMISPYESYVGVAEALNRVTPGDFAKKSALFNSGAEAVENAIKIARKHTGRQAVVAFDHGYHGRTNLTMALTAKSMPYKSGFGPFAPEVYRAPMSYPFRDGLEGAEAAARVILQLEKQIGADNLAAVIIEPIQGEGGFIVPAEGFLPAIVEWCRANGVVFIADEVQTGFARTGHMFASEIFGIEPDLITTAKGIAGGLPLAAVTGRAEIMDASHSGGLGGTYGGNPIACAAALAAIDVFENDGVIERAREIGEILIGRLTALQSDDARIGDVRGHGAMVAAEFVDPETKAPDAALTAAVAKACIAQGVIVLTCGTYGNVIRFLPPLSIGDELLNEGLDVVAQALASA
- a CDS encoding PucR family transcriptional regulator, with protein sequence MAPTDAPTLRSLLQRRDLGLTLVSDEHALPDGALDRPLRWVHGSDLADPTPFLSEDLALLTTGTQFDGAADIPSYVGRLADRGVLGLGFGTEVHRSGIPDELIAACAAHGIPLFEVPYRTPFIAVARAHSEAIAAQAYARRSWALDTQRALALAALRPRGLDAIVAELGRRLDVWAGMYDAAGALLFAHPRDAVDTATLDLLADRVLEILGRGLEAGQSLTIDAHTFMLFTVGRGGHLRGVIAVAAETLDAEARSVVTSVIAMAGLALEQSEQLARSRRRLHTQLLQSLLADDPALARRVLGALPPAPIVVAVAADAPAGPLVDWWERRRADHGTVSFLAESPEGLTMCVSSGDEGLLDEVAERFGIRIGVSGLEGYAVFSRAHAQALTALRQPASAAVVRYADTVGANILTALATDEARLVAESRLAPLREQDAAVGTGLEHTLRVWLEHDARAEPAAAALGIHRHTLRSRVAQAGAMLGVDLASFPARAELWALLQTARD
- a CDS encoding riboflavin kinase, yielding MSAPVREIAGVVVTGDGRGRDLGFPTANLALDGPGLPADGIYAALAWLDDEQEGMPATVSVGANPTFHGSRERRVEVHLHDTDLDLYGHRLRVELLSLLRPTLCFDTVAALVAQTAADIERAGALLATVPRARTGRPASRRGHGFSA
- a CDS encoding flavin reductase family protein translates to MTTAVTDALPRDRALRRAFSVYPTGVVALAAVVDDRAVGMAVNSFTSISLEPALVAVSAARTSKTWPVLRAVPELGMSVLAAHHEPLSRSLSAREGDRFGGHAWHRTDGGAVLVADAALWLTCRLHSTFDGGDHEIALYEIQDVTLFDDVEPLVFHQSRYRAISPAADV